The Drosophila bipectinata strain 14024-0381.07 chromosome 2L, DbipHiC1v2, whole genome shotgun sequence genome has a segment encoding these proteins:
- the Plc21C gene encoding 1-phosphatidylinositol 4,5-bisphosphate phosphodiesterase classes I and II isoform X4 — MMSAGGTYISTASVEVPQALQDGEKFIRWDDDSGTGTPVTMRVDAKGFFLYWVDQNNELDILDIATIRDVRTGQYAKKPKENKLRQIVTLGPQDTLEEKTVTVCHGSDFVNMTFVNFCCTRKEIAQLWSDGLIKLAYSLAQLNGSAIMFLQKAHTKLCLQVDKSGRIPVKNIIKLFAQNKEDRKRVEKALDVTGLPSGKVDSISVSKFQFEDFYNLYKYLTQRSEVERLFDSIVGNSKRKCMSIAQLVEFLNKTQRDPRLNEILYPYANPARAKELIQQYEPNKFNAQKGQLSLDGFLRYLMGDDNPIMAPNKLDLCDDMDQPLSHYFINSSHNTYLTGHQLTGKSSVEIYRQCLLAGCRCVELDFWNGRTEEPVIVHGYTFVPEIFAKDVLEAIAESAFKTSEYPVILSFENHCNPRQQAKIANYCREIFGDMLLDKPLDSHPLEANVDLPPPAMLRRKIIIKNKKKHHHHHHHHHHKKPAGGAGQVGGTPAASNKLTAANSVDAKAAQQVAAHEEGGVARSTANGDIGPGHAPPLQQIRQSSKDSTGSSDSDSSSDDESLPNTTPNPPSGNEPPPDKAQKETEAGAEISALVNYVQPIHFSSFENAEKKNRCYEMSSFDEKQATTLLKERPIEFVNYNKHQLSRVYPAGTRFDSSNFMPQLFWNAGCQLVALNFQTLDLAMQLNLGIFEYNARSGYLLKPEFMRRSDRRLDPFAESTVDGIIAGTVSITVLSGQFLTDKRVNTFVEVDMYGLPADTVRKKFRTKTVRDNGMNPVYDEEPFVFKKVVLPELASIRIAAYEEGGKLIGHRVLPVIGLCPGYRHVNLRSEVGQPIALASLFLCVVVKDYVPDDLSNFAEALANPIKYQSELEKRDIQLSVLTDETDAVANADEDLSKSCGQKKELRPVESLATSPKHRASISAAAAMSVEFREAADRPDGIRGVGGGDDSASIVAPSIQHQHSLDQSVSTSIRQVESSQFDVDLVIAEPLEKILEHKSVKEKRLEMEKKLESLRKKHDKEKVKIAGQKSSPLEGKKPKFAIPNKLVKRLSNKSLESTVEIPPCPLDLGDSSEESVGTAADAGEDLAGGSTTSKDGVTQESRLRSACREYTTQYRELQEKYHEAIYTAAEKVLKTSQTSQVKQLKASLDKVTGEVMHQLQEARRNEVKTLATVHRDRDELVRMKREVASSVVERGVAERVRLKQTFERRNDELQKQHEFVKNALAEHRSKARQILDKDAESRNCVSSSGFLVLFHGPHHHGCTGSTGSTGNNLTLNLDAGAVGGGGLSGISPAKSHNSISGAAEMKT, encoded by the exons GAGAACAAGTTGCGCCAGATTGTGACACTGGGACCGCAGGATACGCTCGAGGAGAAGACGGTGACGGTGTGCCATGGCTCCGATTTTGTCAACATGACGTTCGTCAACTTTTGCTGCACTCGCAAGGAAATAGCCCAG CTCTGGTCTGACGGTCTCATCAAGCTGGCCTACAGCCTGGCCCAACTCAATGGATCGGCGATTATGTTCCTGCAGAAGGCCCACACCAAGCTCTGCCTGCAGGTGGACAAGAGCGGTCGCATACCGGTGAAAAA CATCATAAAACTTTTCGCCCAGAACAAGGAGGATCGCAAACGTGTCGAGAAGGCGCTGGACGTGACCGGTTTGCCGTCGGGAAAGGTCGATAGCATATCGGTGTCCAAATTTCAATTCGAGGACTTTTACAATTTGTACAAATATCTCACGCAGCGCTCCGAGGTGGAGCGACTATTTGACAGCAT TGTTGGCAACTCAAAGCGCAAGTGCATGTCCATCGCCCAGCTGGTGGAGTTCCTCAACAAGACGCAGCGCGATCCCCGCCTCAACGAGATCCTCTACCCGTACGCGAATCCCGCCCGGGCCAAGGAGCTCATCCAGCAGTACGAGCCCAACAAGTTCAACGCACAAAAGGGCCAACTCAGTTTGGATGGCTTTTTGAG GTATCTCATGGGAGACGACAATCCCATTATGGCACCGAATAAGCTGGATCTCTGCGACGACATGGACCAGCCACTCTCGCACTACTTCATCAACTCCTCGCACAACACTTACCTGACAGGACACCAACTGACGGGCAAGTCCTCGGTGGAGATTTACAGGCAGTGCCTCCTGGCCGGTTGCAG ATGCGTTGAGTTGGACTTTTGGAATGGACGCACCGAAGAGCCGGTCATCGTCCATGGCTACACGTTCGTCCCGGAAATCTTTGCCAAGGACGTGCTGGAGGCCATCGCAGAGAGTGCATTTAAAACATCCGAATACCCTGTGATATTGAGCTTTGAGAATCACTGCAATCCCAGGCAACAG GCCAAAATTGCAAACTATTGCCGTGAAATATTTGGCGATATGCTGCTCGACAAGCCCCTGGATTCGCATCCTTTGGAGGCAAACGTGGACTTGCCACCGCCGGCGATGCTGCGACGCAAGATCATCATTAAGAACAAGAAGAAGcaccaccatcatcatcaccatcaccaccacaaGAAGCCGGCAGGCGGGGCGGGCCAGGTGGGCGGTACACCGGCAGCTAGCAACAAATTGACGGCGGCGAACTCAG TGGATGCAAAGGCGGCGCAACAAGTGGCCGCCCACGAGGAGGGAGGCGTGGCCAGGAGCACGGCCAACGGAGACATCGGCCCAGGACATGCACCGCCATTGCAA CAAATCCGACAGAGCTCCAAGGACAGCACCGGCTCCTCTGACTCTGATAGCTCCTCGGACGATGAATCCCTGCCCAATACCACCCCAAATCCGCCCAGTGGCAACGAACCGCCGCCGGATAAGGCCCAGAAGGAGACGGAAGCCGGAGCCGAGATCTCTGCTTTGGTCAACTACGTCCAGCCCATACACTTTAGTTCATTTGAGAATGCGGAAA agaaaaaCCGTTGCTATGAGATGTCCTCGTTCGATGAGAAGCAGGCCACCACCCTGCTGAAGGAGCGACCCATTGAGTTTGTGAACTACAACAAGCACCAACTCTCCCGCGTCTATCCGGCCGGCACCCGATTCGATAGCTCCAACTTCATGCCCCAGCTGTTCTGGAATGCCGGCTGCCAGCTGGTGGCCCTCAACTTCCAAACCCTCGACCTGGCCATGCAGCTCAACCTGGGGATCTTCGAGTACAATGCTCGATCTGGTTACTTACTGAAGCCGGAGTTCATGCGACGCTCGGATCGCCGGCTGGATCCTTTTGCCGAGAGCACAGTAGATGGCATCATCGCGGGCACTGTGTCCATTACGGTTCTGTCCGGGCAATTCCTCACCGACAAGCGGGTCAACACCTTCGTGGAGGTGGACATGTACGGTCTGCCAGCGGACACGGTGCGCAAGAAGTTCCGCACCAAGACGGTCCGGGACAATGGCATGAATCCGGTGTACGACGAAGAGCCTTTTGTCTTTAAGAAGGTGGTTCTGCCGGAACTGGCCAGCATCCGGATCGCGGCCTACGAGGAGGGCGGAAAACTGATTGGCCACCGGGTGTTGCCCGTCATTGGCCTGTGCCCTGGCTACCGGCATGTGAACCTCCGGTCGGAGGTGGGCCAGCCCATAGCTCTCGCATCCCTGTTCCTGTGCGTGGTGGTTAAGGACTATGTGCCCGATGATCTGTCCAATTTCGCCGAGGCTCTGGCCAATCCCATCAAGTACCAGAGTGAGCTGGAGAAGCGAGACATCCAGCTGTCGGTGCTGACGGATGAAACGGATGCTGTGGCCAATGCGGATGAGGATCTGTCCAAGTCGT GTGGCCAGAAGAAGGAGCTACGTCCGGTGGAGTCGCTAGCCACCTCGCCCAAGCACCGGGCCAGCATCTCGGCGGCGGCTGCCATGAGTGTGGAGTTCCGGGAGGCCGCCGATCGTCCGGACGGGATTCGGGGAGTTGGCGGTGGTGACGATAGTGCTTCGATTGTGGCACCCAGTATCCAGCACCAGCACTCCCTGGACCAATCGGTCTCCACCTCTATCCGTCAGGTAGAGTCTTCGCAGTTCGATGTGGACCTGGTGATTGCGGAGCCTTTGGAAAAGATTCTCGAGCACAAGTCCGTGAAGGAGAAGCGCCTGGAGATGGAGAAGAAGCTGGAGTCGCTGCGCAAGAAGCACGACAAGGAGAAGGTCAAGATCGCCGGCCAGAAGTCGAGTCCCCTGGAGGGCAAGAAGCCCAAGTTCGCGATTCCCAATAAGCTGGTAAAGCGGCTGAGCAACAAGAGTCT CGAATCCACTGTAGAGATACCCCCCTGCCCCCTGGACCTCGGTGACAGCAGTGAGGAGAGTGTCGGCACAGCCGCTGATGCTGGCGAGGATTTGGCCGGTGGCAGCACTACCTCCAAGGACGGAGTCACCCAGGAGAGCCGACTACGCAGTGCCTGCCGGGAGTACACCACGCAATACAGGGAACTGCAGGAGAAGTACCACGAGGCCATCTATACTGCTGCGGAGAAGGTGCTAAAGACCTCACAAACGTCGCAGGTGAAGCAGTTGAAGGCTTCTCTGGATAAGGTCACTGGGGAGGTGATGCACCAGCTGCAGGAGGCACGTCGTAATGAGGTCAAGACCCTGGCCACGGTGCACAGGGATAGGGATGAGCTGGTCAG GATGAAACGCGAGGTGGCCAGCTCTGTGGTGGAGCGTGGAGTGGCGGAGCGAGTGCGTCTGAAGCAGACTTTTGAGAGGAGAAATGATGAGCTCCAGAAGCAGCATGAATTCGTGAAGAATGCCCTGGCAGAACATCGATCCAAG GCCCGTCAAATCCTTGACAAGGACGCCGAGTCCCGCAACTGTGTCTCCAGCAGTGGCTTTTTGGTGCTCTTCCATGGACCCCATCATCATGGCTGTACTGGTAGCACCGGATCAACGGGCAATAATCTCACCCTGAATTTGGATGCGGGAGCTGTTGGCGGAGGTGGCCTATCCGGAATATCTCCAGCCAAGTCGCACAATAGTATATCGGGCGCTGCAGAGATGAAAACATAA
- the Plc21C gene encoding 1-phosphatidylinositol 4,5-bisphosphate phosphodiesterase classes I and II isoform X1 yields the protein MMSAGGTYISTASVEVPQALQDGEKFIRWDDDSGTGTPVTMRVDAKGFFLYWVDQNNELDILDIATIRDVRTGQYAKKPKENKLRQIVTLGPQDTLEEKTVTVCHGSDFVNMTFVNFCCTRKEIAQLWSDGLIKLAYSLAQLNGSAIMFLQKAHTKLCLQVDKSGRIPVKNIIKLFAQNKEDRKRVEKALDVTGLPSGKVDSISVSKFQFEDFYNLYKYLTQRSEVERLFDSIVGNSKRKCMSIAQLVEFLNKTQRDPRLNEILYPYANPARAKELIQQYEPNKFNAQKGQLSLDGFLRYLMGDDNPIMAPNKLDLCDDMDQPLSHYFINSSHNTYLTGHQLTGKSSVEIYRQCLLAGCRCVELDFWNGRTEEPVIVHGYTFVPEIFAKDVLEAIAESAFKTSEYPVILSFENHCNPRQQAKIANYCREIFGDMLLDKPLDSHPLEANVDLPPPAMLRRKIIIKNKKKHHHHHHHHHHKKPAGGAGQVGGTPAASNKLTAANSVDAKAAQQVAAHEEGGVARSTANGDIGPGHAPPLQQIRQSSKDSTGSSDSDSSSDDESLPNTTPNPPSGNEPPPDKAQKETEAGAEISALVNYVQPIHFSSFENAEKKNRCYEMSSFDEKQATTLLKERPIEFVNYNKHQLSRVYPAGTRFDSSNFMPQLFWNAGCQLVALNFQTLDLAMQLNLGIFEYNARSGYLLKPEFMRRSDRRLDPFAESTVDGIIAGTVSITVLSGQFLTDKRVNTFVEVDMYGLPADTVRKKFRTKTVRDNGMNPVYDEEPFVFKKVVLPELASIRIAAYEEGGKLIGHRVLPVIGLCPGYRHVNLRSEVGQPIALASLFLCVVVKDYVPDDLSNFAEALANPIKYQSELEKRDIQLSVLTDETDAVANADEDLSKSFVFVQVGGQKKELRPVESLATSPKHRASISAAAAMSVEFREAADRPDGIRGVGGGDDSASIVAPSIQHQHSLDQSVSTSIRQVESSQFDVDLVIAEPLEKILEHKSVKEKRLEMEKKLESLRKKHDKEKVKIAGQKSSPLEGKKPKFAIPNKLVKRLSNKSLNCLSPNSESTVEIPPCPLDLGDSSEESVGTAADAGEDLAGGSTTSKDGVTQESRLRSACREYTTQYRELQEKYHEAIYTAAEKVLKTSQTSQVKQLKASLDKVTGEVMHQLQEARRNEVKTLATVHRDRDELVRMKREVASSVVERGVAERVRLKQTFERRNDELQKQHEFVKNALAEHRSKARQILDKDAESRNCVSSSGFLVLFHGPHHHGCTGSTGSTGNNLTLNLDAGAVGGGGLSGISPAKSHNSISGAAEMKT from the exons GAGAACAAGTTGCGCCAGATTGTGACACTGGGACCGCAGGATACGCTCGAGGAGAAGACGGTGACGGTGTGCCATGGCTCCGATTTTGTCAACATGACGTTCGTCAACTTTTGCTGCACTCGCAAGGAAATAGCCCAG CTCTGGTCTGACGGTCTCATCAAGCTGGCCTACAGCCTGGCCCAACTCAATGGATCGGCGATTATGTTCCTGCAGAAGGCCCACACCAAGCTCTGCCTGCAGGTGGACAAGAGCGGTCGCATACCGGTGAAAAA CATCATAAAACTTTTCGCCCAGAACAAGGAGGATCGCAAACGTGTCGAGAAGGCGCTGGACGTGACCGGTTTGCCGTCGGGAAAGGTCGATAGCATATCGGTGTCCAAATTTCAATTCGAGGACTTTTACAATTTGTACAAATATCTCACGCAGCGCTCCGAGGTGGAGCGACTATTTGACAGCAT TGTTGGCAACTCAAAGCGCAAGTGCATGTCCATCGCCCAGCTGGTGGAGTTCCTCAACAAGACGCAGCGCGATCCCCGCCTCAACGAGATCCTCTACCCGTACGCGAATCCCGCCCGGGCCAAGGAGCTCATCCAGCAGTACGAGCCCAACAAGTTCAACGCACAAAAGGGCCAACTCAGTTTGGATGGCTTTTTGAG GTATCTCATGGGAGACGACAATCCCATTATGGCACCGAATAAGCTGGATCTCTGCGACGACATGGACCAGCCACTCTCGCACTACTTCATCAACTCCTCGCACAACACTTACCTGACAGGACACCAACTGACGGGCAAGTCCTCGGTGGAGATTTACAGGCAGTGCCTCCTGGCCGGTTGCAG ATGCGTTGAGTTGGACTTTTGGAATGGACGCACCGAAGAGCCGGTCATCGTCCATGGCTACACGTTCGTCCCGGAAATCTTTGCCAAGGACGTGCTGGAGGCCATCGCAGAGAGTGCATTTAAAACATCCGAATACCCTGTGATATTGAGCTTTGAGAATCACTGCAATCCCAGGCAACAG GCCAAAATTGCAAACTATTGCCGTGAAATATTTGGCGATATGCTGCTCGACAAGCCCCTGGATTCGCATCCTTTGGAGGCAAACGTGGACTTGCCACCGCCGGCGATGCTGCGACGCAAGATCATCATTAAGAACAAGAAGAAGcaccaccatcatcatcaccatcaccaccacaaGAAGCCGGCAGGCGGGGCGGGCCAGGTGGGCGGTACACCGGCAGCTAGCAACAAATTGACGGCGGCGAACTCAG TGGATGCAAAGGCGGCGCAACAAGTGGCCGCCCACGAGGAGGGAGGCGTGGCCAGGAGCACGGCCAACGGAGACATCGGCCCAGGACATGCACCGCCATTGCAA CAAATCCGACAGAGCTCCAAGGACAGCACCGGCTCCTCTGACTCTGATAGCTCCTCGGACGATGAATCCCTGCCCAATACCACCCCAAATCCGCCCAGTGGCAACGAACCGCCGCCGGATAAGGCCCAGAAGGAGACGGAAGCCGGAGCCGAGATCTCTGCTTTGGTCAACTACGTCCAGCCCATACACTTTAGTTCATTTGAGAATGCGGAAA agaaaaaCCGTTGCTATGAGATGTCCTCGTTCGATGAGAAGCAGGCCACCACCCTGCTGAAGGAGCGACCCATTGAGTTTGTGAACTACAACAAGCACCAACTCTCCCGCGTCTATCCGGCCGGCACCCGATTCGATAGCTCCAACTTCATGCCCCAGCTGTTCTGGAATGCCGGCTGCCAGCTGGTGGCCCTCAACTTCCAAACCCTCGACCTGGCCATGCAGCTCAACCTGGGGATCTTCGAGTACAATGCTCGATCTGGTTACTTACTGAAGCCGGAGTTCATGCGACGCTCGGATCGCCGGCTGGATCCTTTTGCCGAGAGCACAGTAGATGGCATCATCGCGGGCACTGTGTCCATTACGGTTCTGTCCGGGCAATTCCTCACCGACAAGCGGGTCAACACCTTCGTGGAGGTGGACATGTACGGTCTGCCAGCGGACACGGTGCGCAAGAAGTTCCGCACCAAGACGGTCCGGGACAATGGCATGAATCCGGTGTACGACGAAGAGCCTTTTGTCTTTAAGAAGGTGGTTCTGCCGGAACTGGCCAGCATCCGGATCGCGGCCTACGAGGAGGGCGGAAAACTGATTGGCCACCGGGTGTTGCCCGTCATTGGCCTGTGCCCTGGCTACCGGCATGTGAACCTCCGGTCGGAGGTGGGCCAGCCCATAGCTCTCGCATCCCTGTTCCTGTGCGTGGTGGTTAAGGACTATGTGCCCGATGATCTGTCCAATTTCGCCGAGGCTCTGGCCAATCCCATCAAGTACCAGAGTGAGCTGGAGAAGCGAGACATCCAGCTGTCGGTGCTGACGGATGAAACGGATGCTGTGGCCAATGCGGATGAGGATCTGTCCAAGTCGT TCGTTTTCGTCCAAGTAGGTGGCCAGAAGAAGGAGCTACGTCCGGTGGAGTCGCTAGCCACCTCGCCCAAGCACCGGGCCAGCATCTCGGCGGCGGCTGCCATGAGTGTGGAGTTCCGGGAGGCCGCCGATCGTCCGGACGGGATTCGGGGAGTTGGCGGTGGTGACGATAGTGCTTCGATTGTGGCACCCAGTATCCAGCACCAGCACTCCCTGGACCAATCGGTCTCCACCTCTATCCGTCAGGTAGAGTCTTCGCAGTTCGATGTGGACCTGGTGATTGCGGAGCCTTTGGAAAAGATTCTCGAGCACAAGTCCGTGAAGGAGAAGCGCCTGGAGATGGAGAAGAAGCTGGAGTCGCTGCGCAAGAAGCACGACAAGGAGAAGGTCAAGATCGCCGGCCAGAAGTCGAGTCCCCTGGAGGGCAAGAAGCCCAAGTTCGCGATTCCCAATAAGCTGGTAAAGCGGCTGAGCAACAAGAGTCT TAATTGTCTCTCTCCCAACAGCGAATCCACTGTAGAGATACCCCCCTGCCCCCTGGACCTCGGTGACAGCAGTGAGGAGAGTGTCGGCACAGCCGCTGATGCTGGCGAGGATTTGGCCGGTGGCAGCACTACCTCCAAGGACGGAGTCACCCAGGAGAGCCGACTACGCAGTGCCTGCCGGGAGTACACCACGCAATACAGGGAACTGCAGGAGAAGTACCACGAGGCCATCTATACTGCTGCGGAGAAGGTGCTAAAGACCTCACAAACGTCGCAGGTGAAGCAGTTGAAGGCTTCTCTGGATAAGGTCACTGGGGAGGTGATGCACCAGCTGCAGGAGGCACGTCGTAATGAGGTCAAGACCCTGGCCACGGTGCACAGGGATAGGGATGAGCTGGTCAG GATGAAACGCGAGGTGGCCAGCTCTGTGGTGGAGCGTGGAGTGGCGGAGCGAGTGCGTCTGAAGCAGACTTTTGAGAGGAGAAATGATGAGCTCCAGAAGCAGCATGAATTCGTGAAGAATGCCCTGGCAGAACATCGATCCAAG GCCCGTCAAATCCTTGACAAGGACGCCGAGTCCCGCAACTGTGTCTCCAGCAGTGGCTTTTTGGTGCTCTTCCATGGACCCCATCATCATGGCTGTACTGGTAGCACCGGATCAACGGGCAATAATCTCACCCTGAATTTGGATGCGGGAGCTGTTGGCGGAGGTGGCCTATCCGGAATATCTCCAGCCAAGTCGCACAATAGTATATCGGGCGCTGCAGAGATGAAAACATAA